AGAACAAATTAATAAAGTCCCTGGTCCAAATGAGTCCCAATCACAAAATATCAACAGATACATATACATACGAATGCTCCATGGGTATGTCAGAAAGTAGAAGAATATTGAACATCTTGTCTCTGCAATGATTTTGTCAGTCCTTTGGGTGGCACCTGGATGTTTACTGCCTTGTACAAATTCAGCACTGGACACTACTGGAGAAGTAATAAATGTAGGACTTTCATTTCAATCTGTGCTATCCTGCTGTCCCTGAAACTTACAGTGATGGCTTGGAAAACACTCTAGGGACAGCTAATGCCAATGGACATACCTCTGGTCAGGCTGTGAATAAACAAAGTAACTTTGCatccaaaataataaaagttttcaaCTGCAAAGCTGCCATGATCTCTGCGGTTCCTCTAGGAAGAATGACCAACATTAGGCTACATTCAAGAAAGTGAGAATAAAACCTGTTTAACATGGGCTAATCCCACCCCAATAAAGAAGTTACTGATGTAACACTGAGAAATTGTTAAGGTTTCCAATGAGTATCAGGACAAGAAAAATCATTCCAATTAAAAGTATACagatggccctgaccggtttggctcagtggatagagcgtcggcctgcggactggggggtcccgggttcgattccggtcaagggcatgtaccttccccagtgggaggtgtgcaggaggcagctgattgatgtttctctctcaccaatgtttcttactctctgtccccctcccttcctctctgtaaaaaaccaataaaatatatttaaaaaaaaaaaggatacagaTGCTAATTTGTGGTATTCCAAAAGTTCATATTCATATTCAAAACTATAGGTGTCAGCATGAGAACCCAAATGGTGAGCTTACTACTTCGTGAAAATAGAGTAAAATAGTCACCAAATTCTACTGTCAGTCATTGCATTAGTGAatcccaaacaactgagcagaaGCTACACAGGCTTGAGGGGCTGATGTGGACAAGAGCAGCTTTACAGGCTGGGATCATAGCACTGCAAAAAGAATGGCAGCCTAGAAGACAAAGTGCAAAACCAGAGAGAAACAGGAAATAGGAAACATAagaaatagaattaatttttctGAGTTCAGCCAGCAGTGCAGCCTGGGAAAGGTGCCATCTTTCCACATGCAGAGTTCATGCCAATTCTGCATCCTGAGTGCAACAATGTCACTGGTATTGCAATATTCCTGTTAATTATGGAAAACCTATTACACAGACAGCTCTGTCCTGAGTGTACTTCCGTTCACCTAAACATCAAAACCaaaatgggccgaaaccggtttggctcagtggatagagcatcggcctgtggactgaaaggtcccaggttcgattccggtcaggggcatgtacctgggttgcgggcacatccccagtgggagatgtgcaggaggcagctgatcgatgttcctctctcatccatgtttctaactctctatctctctcccttcctctctgtggaaagtcaataaaatatatttaaaaaaaacaacaaaaaacaaaaccaaaatggaTATGCCCTCAGAAAGTTTTCATCCTAACGCATTGGCACAGAAAAGGAAGTAACTCTGATGACATCATTTATAAAACTCAAGAATTgtcctgatcggtttggctcagcagatagagggtcggcctgcggactgaagggtcccaggttcgattctagtcaaggacatgtaccttggttgcggacacatccccagtagggggtgtgcaggaggcagctaatcgatgtttctctctcattgatgtttctaactctctatccctctcccttcctctctgtgagaaagcaataaaatataataataataaaaaacctcAAGAATTATTTTAAGAGATTCTTTCAATAGTATAATTCTCTAATAGAAAAAATGTGTGCCTTACAATATATCCAATATTCCATGGGAAAAAGTGCATAAGTAAAGTCCATATCATATACAACAGCTCACAGATCTTTAAGGCAGAAAGAATCAACCTCATGATTTCACACATACACCAGGAATAACACATAGCAGCATCAAGCGATATGGGAGTAGAATCACATGAATATTTCCTTCTCAAAATACTTCAAGTAATTTCAATATAAATGAGATTAACACTCTAAGAAATTGTACATATGGAAACATCAATTCTTTTGATATATTCAAGCATACAAAATATTACCTATCTACATTTAAAGTTTGGAGTACACTGTGTAAGAAACATTCTGATTTAGAGCAATACCTGAAAGGCATTTTGGCTACCTACCTAGTGTGAATTCAGTAATCTTTAAAATTCATAGTCAATTATATACTTGGGTAagtttttacaatttatttttatttttattttttaatatattttgatttttcacagagaggaagggacagggatagagagttagaaacatcgatgagagagaaacattgatgagctgcctcctgcacactccctactgcggatgtgcccgaaaccactgtacatgcccttgaccagaatcgaacctgggacccttcagtccgcaggctgacgctctatccactgagccaaaccggttagggcaaatttttacattttaaagtcatCTAAAAGTATAAATTCCTTGGAGACTTGTAAACTGTATATTTTGAACAAAAGTCCTCCCTCCTATATCATAAATGTAGAATTTCTACCCAATTACAATCCCTGATATTGACTGAGGCTGTAGGTCCAACTATATGATTGCCCACATTCTTCAGATTTAAGGTTTCCCTCTAGTATGAATTCAAATGTGAGGAATAAACTACGGATGCTGATTAAACATTTAGGACATTgtttacatttgtattgattCTCTCCAGCATGAATTCTGATGTTGGGTAAGGCATGCATGCTGAGTAAGGTTTGTCACATTCTTTGTAACTGTTGGGCTTGTATCCAGTAATAATTATCAGACGTTGTATGACATATAAATGAAGATATACGCTTTGACATATGGCTCATAATTTGTAAAACCTTATTTTATGATTCTCAATGATAAATCATGGCTGAATCTTTGGATGAAAACTTTATATTATTGCTCTTTCTCTTTAGAATGATTCCTAAAATGTTGAGTAGGGTAGACCTCAGATTAAAGGCTTTCTCACACTTTTTACAGTGTAAGGCTTTCCTTCAATATAATTGTCTGTTATTCAGTAAATTTTGAGCTGTGGGTacagtcagtgcacatgctctACATTTGTAaggactctctctttttttttttttttaaatattttattgatatatatatatttttttacagcgaggaagggagaggggtagtgtgttagaaacatcaatgagagaaaaacattgatcaactgcctcctgcacaccccctactggagatgtgcccgcaatcaaggtacatgcccttgaccggaattgaacctgggacctttcagtccgcaggccgacgctctagccactgagccaaaccggtcagggctgtaagGACTCTCTTTAGTATAAAGTCTCTCAGGTACAGTTAAAGGCTTTTCTACATTTTTCACATTAATAAGGCTTCTTGCCAGTATCAGTTCTGTGACGTTCAGTAAGTTCTCACAGGTGGTAAAGGACTTACGACACTCCTCACATCTGTAATTCTTCTCTCAGGTATGAACTCCGCTGTGCAGTAAGGCAGGAACACTGATGAAAGGCTGTTATATTTTCTGCAtctataaggcttctctccagaatgAACTCTGATGCTTAGCAAGGCCTGAGGAGCCGCCAAAGGATTTGCCACATTTTCCACATTTACCTGGTACAAGGTTTCTCTGCAGCATGAACACTCTGATGCTTAATAAGGGATGAGGACtggctaaaggctttgccacattctctacatttgtaaggcttctctccactgtgaaCTCTCAGGTGCTTAGTAAGGTTTGAGAAGCTGGTAAAGGTTTTGCCACATTctgtacatttataaggcttctctccagtgtgaactctctgatgataagtaAGGGATGAAGACTGGCGAAAGGCTTTGCCACACtctccacatttataaggtttctctccagtgtgaactctctgatgataagtaAGTAATGATATAACACGGAAGGCtctgccacattctctacatttataaggtttctctccagtgtgaaccctCTGATGATAAATAAGGGATGAGGACTGGCTAAAGGCTATGCcgcattctctacatttataaggcttctctccggtatgaattctctgatgattGGTAAATGATGTGTACTGCGTGaaagctttgccacattctccacatttgtatggcttctctccagtatgaatacGGTTATGTACAGTAAGATGTTTACGGCTGATAAAGGCTtttccacattctctacatttatgaggcttctctccagtatgaattctctgatgtg
This is a stretch of genomic DNA from Myotis daubentonii chromosome 15, mMyoDau2.1, whole genome shotgun sequence. It encodes these proteins:
- the LOC132216131 gene encoding LOW QUALITY PROTEIN: zinc finger protein 239-like (The sequence of the model RefSeq protein was modified relative to this genomic sequence to represent the inferred CDS: deleted 1 base in 1 codon) yields the protein MSYKTIGQVFHIVEKTHKGCRLVKSFQESLNNTEQENIHADEQPYTGNSCDGIFSQILNLNRLTEFHTGEKPYKFTECDKAFRESATLHQNQRIYTGEKPYKCRECDKAFSQCLTLFLHQGIHTGENPFKCSECDKTFSRSSNLIAHQRIHTGEKPHKCRECGKAFISRKHLTVHNRIHTGEKPYKCGECGKAFTQYTSFTNHQRIHTGEKPYKCRECGIAFSQSSSLIYHQRVHTGEKPYKCRECGRAFRVISLLTYHQRVHTGEKPYKCGECGKAFRQSSSLTYHQRVHTGEKPYKCTECGKTFTSFSNLTKHLRVHSGEKPYKCRECGKAFSQSSSLIKHQSVHAAEKPCTRKCGKCGKSFGGSSGLAKHQSSFWREAL